One Anthonomus grandis grandis chromosome 14, icAntGran1.3, whole genome shotgun sequence DNA window includes the following coding sequences:
- the LOC126744439 gene encoding uncharacterized protein LOC126744439 isoform X2 has translation MEILHASSSVLPSPAGKGRKKERQPENYKRNVAKRMRHLPQTLATYPTCKHDGRPGQPYYCTTLTMAQVKECHAYLYESKDKIEQDRRILACCTGNQPKRV, from the exons ATGGAAATACTACATGCTAGTTCAAGTGTTTTACCTAGCCCTGCTGGGAAAGGACGTAAGAAAGAACGTCAGCcagaaaactataaaagaaatgttgcCAAGCGTATGCG GCATTTACCACAGACTCTGGCAACGTATCCGACCTGCAAGCATGATGGTCGACCAGGACAACCTTATTATTGCACGACACTAACGATGGCGCAGGTCAAGGAGTGTCACGCGTACTTGTACGAATCTAAAGACAAGATAGAACAAGATAGGCGAATACTGGCTTGCTGCACGGGAAACCAACCCAAAAGAG tttag
- the LOC126744439 gene encoding uncharacterized protein LOC126744439 isoform X1 translates to MEILHASSSVLPSPAGKGRKKERQPENYKRNVAKRMRHLPQTLATYPTCKHDGRPGQPYYCTTLTMAQVKECHAYLYESKDKIEQDRRILACCTGNQPKRGKTDHAQVSIQYNIRLKDGHLIRVCRNALLEISNFSKDRIQRVMRNFVLFGALPKERRGGDRVGVKNIDKQKSIKQFIESIQCVESHYCRSKSSVRMYLPCDLSFKKLYNQYLAKTPEGINVKISYFRKYVNANYNIAFGTPQTDCCSFCLRTKEQIKSMTSASGRHQLIVEPRIHVLKAKTFFKLLKYTKPTTVTFSFDCQKNLALPRLPDQSAYFSQQINYHNFTVVCGSSQTQLRVTNVFSYLWTEIQSPKHSNAITSAVRDVLINFNFENSVTKINLFADGCGGQNKNTIMMAMLAHWLQEGAPKNIKCLELIFPMVGHSFIPPDRVFGLVEKDIKKTRTRRRR, encoded by the exons ATGGAAATACTACATGCTAGTTCAAGTGTTTTACCTAGCCCTGCTGGGAAAGGACGTAAGAAAGAACGTCAGCcagaaaactataaaagaaatgttgcCAAGCGTATGCG GCATTTACCACAGACTCTGGCAACGTATCCGACCTGCAAGCATGATGGTCGACCAGGACAACCTTATTATTGCACGACACTAACGATGGCGCAGGTCAAGGAGTGTCACGCGTACTTGTACGAATCTAAAGACAAGATAGAACAAGATAGGCGAATACTGGCTTGCTGCACGGGAAACCAACCCAAAAGAGGTAAAACAGACCACGCTCAGGTTTCTATACAATACAATATCCGTTTGAAGGATGGGCACTTGATAAGGGTATGCCGAAATGCCCTTTtggaaatatcaaattttagtaaAGATAGAATTCAAAGGGTAATGCGAAATTTTGTGCTTTTCGGGGCTCTTCCAAAGGAACGCAGAGGTGGCGATCGAGTaggtgtaaaaaatattgacaagcAAAAAAGCATAAAGCAATTCATTGAATCAATTCAGTGTGTTGAATCGCACTATTGCCGAAGCAAGTCAAGTGTCCGGATGTATTTACCTTGTGACCTTTCTTTTAAAAAGCTCTACAATCAATATCTGGCAAAAACCCCGGAAggtataaatgtaaaaataagttatttcaGAAAATATGTAAATGCTAATTACAATATTGCATTTGGGACCCCACAGACTGACTGTTGTTCTTTCTGCTTGAGGACGAAAGAACAGATTAAATCAATGACATCCGCGAGTGGTAGGCATCAATTAATTGTGGAACCTCGCATCCACGTATTGAAGGCAAAAACCTTTTtcaaattacttaaatacaCTAAACCAACAACAGTTACCTTTTCTTTTGATTGTCAAAAGAATCTGGCCTTACCACGGTTGCCTGACCAATCTGCCTACTTTAGCCAGCAAATTAATTACCATAATTTCACAGTCGTATGTGGTAGCTCCCAGACTCAATTAAGAGTCACAAATGTCTTTTCATACTTATGGACCGAAATTCAATCTCCGAAACATTCTAATGCTATAACATCGGCTGTTCGAGATGTTTTgattaacttcaattttgaaaattccgtaacaaaaataaatttatttgccgACGGGTGTGgcggccaaaataaaaatactataatgatGGCAATGCTGGCCCACTGGCTTCAAGAAGGGGCgccaaaaaacattaaatgtctGGAACTGATTTTCCCGATGGTTGGACATTCCTTCATCCCTCCCGACAGGGTTTTTGGTTTGGTCGAAAAGGACATAAAGAAGACGCGCACGCGAAGAAGACGATAA